The Malus sylvestris chromosome 3, drMalSylv7.2, whole genome shotgun sequence genomic sequence ttcttccctacAACCCAGAAATGATAAcctcccaccccaccccacctgCGTCCCTCACCCCAAAACCAGAAACCCAGAACACCCATGCCCCCCTAACCCACGACCCTCCCTGTGCACCCCCTAACCCGCGATCCTCCCTCCCTCCGCACCCACCCTCTTTCCTTCTCTACACACCATCCAAACCCAGAtcccctttcttccccctcttCTCTCTGCAATCGCTTCCCACTATCCCtcacccaccccccccccccaaacaacCTTACCCCCCTAAGCGACCCACATAcctacaacaacaaaaagaagaagaagaagagggaagaagaagaaaaaaaagaaaacccacATGGCCCTGCTGCGACCCGCGACCCATGACCCACGACCCACCTCCCTTCCTCCCGCTCCGCCGCAACCTGCGACCCACTTCCCTTCCCCCTTCCCCGCGCAACCTTCCGGTGACCTTCTCGCGAActgggctttttttttctttttttttctccctcttcttcttcttcttcttcttcttcttgcaggttTTGGGGGGGACGAactggggattttttttttcctccctcctcttcttcttcttcttcttcttgcaagtttttgggttctagGTTAGGGATAGGGATGTGGGTCGCTTGGGGGAAGGTCGCTGGGGGGTGGGTGAGGGATGGTGGGAAGGGATTGCAGAGAGgagagggggaagaaaggggaTCTAGGTTagggtttttatgtttttttttttttaattgggttaatattataatatttttaatgtataaaaaatatttttttccacatggcagccacatcagcacaaatgtggtacgtcagcatttaacagactaatggataGAAAATCTAACAgatgtgttattttgaaataaaatggtactggatgtataaaaatgaaatgttttaaagttgttgtatggagttgtaatagacctcaaacctgagaggttactatgtaatttaccttcTAAATTATTATTTGAATGATTGCCAAATTAAAGCTATTGGTAAGCCATAGTAATCAGAGGCCGCAGGGGACCTTAAGCCATAATGGTAAACAGTAAAACAGTAATTAATTTGGTAATCGCTCTCTACATACCTGACCCATCAGCCCTGTGTCCAGCATCCACTCGCATGGGATCTGAAAATCCCTGTATCTCTTGCTGGCACTCTCCCTTGTTCTTTCTGTGCTGCTCACACTTCTTTCCAACCTGCAAAACCGGATTTGTGACGTTAAACGAGGCGTTATTCTAAATTACTGCTCCGGTCAACTGACCTAACCCGAATCCGTAGTTTCCGATATCAATGGAATAGTAATAAGCTATTGTACTCCATGCTTGCCTGTCTTGTAATGCTTCCATTCTTCTCAGAGCAAGGATTGATGGCTCCTTCATGTTGTCCTCAAACGATGAGGCTTCGTTTTTCAGATTCCTCAGGTCTCTGTAGCTGAAAGCGGCTTCTCGCAGCGTGTCTGCTTTTCGTTCCGGCCACTGCGGGAAGTGCTTCAGCACTGCTCTCTCATCGACTAAAGAAGATAGCTGCCGATCCAGCCAGTTCACAAATGCTTCCACATCTGCAATGTTTGTAAATTTTGCAGACTCGACCTCACTGATCAAAAAGTTTACGAACTCTCCTTGCGTTTCGACCTCCGACTTTATCTGTCCATGAATGTAGAAAATAGCATCAGAAAAATTTCTGTCTGTATGAGTTATGGAATAAGAAGAATAGGGTTTGCTATAGGGAAGTGATTCCCGCAAACACGTTTTCTACTTGTGCGGAAATCATTTGCAATATTAACTTACAGCTAAAACATAAGATGAACGGTTTTCGATTTCTCCTATCATGTTCTTAGTAAGTGCAAAAACATGAACTCCTGCAGGGTTGGCCTTGTTCTCCATGTGTGCATCTTTCCTTGTAAGTGAACGGTACAGCTCAATTACTTCCGGGACACGTCGCACTCCTCTTGACCCGATTGATGATTTTGAGGGCGGAGGAGGAGGCGGCGGTGCTGGGGCTGACGGCCCTTTATTTTCCTTTACCTCCTTGAACAAagtaggaggaggaggaggccttGGCGTTGGCGTTGGTAGTGGTGCATTGGTTGGTAACAATCTTGCTGCCGTTCTTTCCTTTGTGGCTTCTGACTCTGTGAAGTCTACTTTCGGATTCGGTTTCTCTGTCGCTGGAGTCTGCTCCAATGTGCTTTGAAACTTCTTCCAGAGCACAGATTTCCTCTCATTGTTGTGTGCTTTGAGGGAAGTTATTTGAGCTTTGAGACGACCAACTTCTTGCCTCAACTCATGGTTTTCTTTCTCCAACGAGCCGTTCTTTTCTAGAGAGGCTTCGAGTTCTTTCGTGAGAAAGACGACGATCTCGGAGCTTTCAGCTTCTTCTGGCATCCTCCTTGTCCGCTCTTCTTTCAGTGGAAGAAGATGGGAAGGGGTGGCAGATGAGTTGCTGGGTCGTTCCTTTTTATGTTATGTGGTATTACTTTTGACGTAAGGTTTGGTGGGTTCACGTAAACCTGACGACTGATGCTCTAGACTCTAGTGACTAGTTTATTAGGGCAACAATTGTTCATTaacattagttttgtttttcttttcttttttcatacaAGCGATATTCGGCACATAACCTCGAATGCaaagtaatttttattttcattcttttttttttatatatataatcgaTATAAGAGTGAGGAGAATCGAATGCATAGCCTCGAGTAACTGCTCTTAAG encodes the following:
- the LOC126616792 gene encoding protein CHUP1, chloroplastic-like isoform X2 → MPEEAESSEIVVFLTKELEASLEKNGSLEKENHELRQEVGRLKAQITSLKAHNNERKSVLWKKFQSTLEQTPATEKPNPKVDFTESEATKERTAARLLPTNAPLPTPTPRPPPPPTLFKEVKENKGPSAPAPPPPPPPSKSSIGSRGVRRVPEVIELYRSLTRKDAHMENKANPAGVHVFALTKNMIGEIENRSSYVLAIKSEVETQGEFVNFLISEVESAKFTNIADVEAFVNWLDRQLSSLVDERAVLKHFPQWPERKADTLREAAFSYRDLRNLKNEASSFEDNMKEPSILALRRMEALQDRLERSVSSTERTRESASKRYRDFQIPCEWMLDTGLMGQMKLSSLRLAKEYMKRIIRDVESGECHREESLLLQGVRFAFRVHQVVLIRRRFSRLRN
- the LOC126616792 gene encoding protein CHUP1, chloroplastic-like isoform X1, producing MPEEAESSEIVVFLTKELEASLEKNGSLEKENHELRQEVGRLKAQITSLKAHNNERKSVLWKKFQSTLEQTPATEKPNPKVDFTESEATKERTAARLLPTNAPLPTPTPRPPPPPTLFKEVKENKGPSAPAPPPPPPPSKSSIGSRGVRRVPEVIELYRSLTRKDAHMENKANPAGVHVFALTKNMIGEIENRSSYVLAIKSEVETQGEFVNFLISEVESAKFTNIADVEAFVNWLDRQLSSLVDERAVLKHFPQWPERKADTLREAAFSYRDLRNLKNEASSFEDNMKEPSILALRRMEALQDRLERSVSSTERTRESASKRYRDFQIPCEWMLDTGLMGQMKLSSLRLAKEYMKRIIRDVESGECHREESLLLQGVRFAFRVHQFAGGFDSETVLAFEELKKIRTNSKRNGTI